From Micromonospora rifamycinica, a single genomic window includes:
- a CDS encoding M48 family metalloprotease: MDSTGHRPPSTAPTPGAPHTDAPSGAPPAPAATVPTAGVVPSPPRPDRPRRPPLTRLRWLHLLVLCCLAGVGVAAGDAAFVVHDLGRWGEVQACAALRDLPPDGGQAARLIGRGDEYDRCAAGFEATRGLSQGGGAVATLVLAGVAVLLDSLSARRAVWRRVRRRPVGARGAVVVRERFDHWCATLGLGGRQPRLVVAPIGVRQAYTTAVPFGRPLVVVPVAHAYGSRDLLDLVLLHELAHVRARDVAWASATWWTGWLTLPVLLLALAPVLLRPGPSTRHYALTLPVTALLAAVVLLLRAAVLRRREHAADRFAVDHADLRDALAAAVGDDDGRRAWRSIPGRLLARHPTGPQRVRALDRDPHWEDGFVVAVVAGLVAMFAFQSLLRPLQRWDSPVPSVDAGDLALAVAALLWTLVVVPLWSRRPVSVTRRWGRMLGSGLGLAAGYVLPGYGATRAVYGVFLAGFEVGAFALMLPVLVGVGAVALGSAEALARMPRDARRAVAMAATVLAVAVLLTAVLITATLLVFGHWAWHSGPIDRALWSTPGPVARCALLAVPVAALLLVRRPAREGRRPRVHRRPVAGSKRLTAAVLLTGAAAVGAGVAATDLLAGRSAGGDAFYLLFLRWWLCAAAGWSVAAVVLLARGVRGVVLAWSVGAGVTAVAGIVHFARDAAGGTDPALPHLRGFLERPAWLLTGALVCSLPPLLLSRDLGAAWWVRRVRRPDRGGTGHRSRRWRAFWPLPVTTATLAVAVVGVVALGWTAPVTGRAGDWDLLRSARVDPAAPDDGRSRPAARDPGRPLDRSAIDAALTEARRGLPSTWSLTPGVQPFGEVDPVRVRPRSCADRFAADSRAERDLAAAADGTLVVAVPASTLPPLGATLRLRVTSYPTAQAATRLLTAQREVVTACPRWSVPSPLADGRVAHRWVVAMPRPDLPYDSFRVRITESSAVGGLPVVVGGARVVVAVGHTVLSAEIGYGIPFRDQLTPKEQLLLDDLTVVGARLVIHALDS; the protein is encoded by the coding sequence ATGGACAGCACTGGACACCGTCCACCGTCGACCGCTCCCACACCCGGTGCCCCGCACACCGACGCACCCTCGGGGGCTCCTCCCGCACCGGCCGCCACCGTGCCCACCGCCGGTGTCGTGCCGTCCCCGCCGAGACCCGACCGGCCGCGCCGGCCACCGCTCACCCGGCTGCGCTGGCTGCACCTGCTGGTGCTGTGCTGCCTGGCCGGGGTGGGGGTGGCGGCCGGCGACGCCGCCTTCGTCGTCCACGACCTCGGCCGCTGGGGCGAGGTCCAGGCGTGCGCGGCACTGCGGGACCTGCCGCCGGACGGCGGACAGGCCGCCCGCCTGATCGGCCGGGGCGACGAGTACGACCGGTGCGCCGCCGGCTTCGAGGCCACCCGGGGGCTGTCCCAGGGCGGCGGGGCGGTGGCTACGCTCGTCCTCGCCGGAGTGGCCGTGCTGCTCGACAGCCTGTCCGCGCGGCGGGCCGTGTGGCGTCGGGTCCGCCGCCGGCCGGTCGGCGCGCGGGGCGCCGTCGTCGTCCGGGAGCGCTTCGACCACTGGTGCGCCACGCTGGGGCTCGGCGGCCGGCAGCCCCGGCTGGTCGTCGCGCCGATCGGCGTGCGGCAGGCGTACACCACGGCGGTGCCGTTCGGTCGGCCGCTGGTGGTGGTGCCGGTCGCGCACGCGTACGGCAGCCGCGACCTGCTCGACCTGGTGCTGCTGCACGAGTTGGCCCACGTCCGGGCCCGGGACGTGGCGTGGGCCTCGGCGACCTGGTGGACCGGCTGGCTCACCCTGCCCGTGCTGTTGCTGGCGCTGGCACCGGTCCTGCTCCGTCCGGGGCCGTCGACCCGGCACTACGCGTTGACCCTGCCGGTCACTGCCCTGCTCGCGGCGGTGGTCCTGCTGCTGCGGGCGGCGGTGCTGCGGCGGCGTGAGCATGCCGCCGACCGGTTCGCGGTCGACCACGCCGACCTGCGCGACGCCCTGGCGGCGGCTGTCGGCGACGACGACGGGCGACGGGCGTGGCGCAGCATACCGGGCAGGTTGCTGGCCCGGCACCCGACGGGTCCGCAGCGGGTTCGCGCACTGGACCGCGACCCGCACTGGGAGGACGGCTTCGTCGTCGCGGTGGTGGCCGGCCTGGTGGCGATGTTCGCGTTCCAGTCGCTGCTCAGGCCGTTGCAGCGGTGGGACAGTCCGGTGCCGTCCGTCGATGCCGGTGACCTGGCCCTGGCCGTCGCGGCGCTGCTCTGGACGCTCGTCGTGGTGCCGCTGTGGTCCCGCCGTCCCGTGTCGGTCACGCGGCGGTGGGGTCGGATGCTCGGTTCCGGGCTGGGGTTGGCCGCCGGCTACGTCCTGCCCGGCTACGGCGCGACCCGTGCGGTGTACGGCGTGTTCCTGGCCGGCTTCGAGGTCGGCGCGTTCGCCCTGATGCTGCCCGTACTGGTCGGGGTGGGCGCGGTGGCGCTCGGGTCCGCCGAGGCGCTGGCGCGGATGCCGAGGGACGCCCGTCGTGCCGTGGCCATGGCGGCGACGGTGCTCGCCGTGGCGGTCCTGCTGACGGCGGTGCTGATCACCGCCACCCTGCTGGTGTTCGGGCACTGGGCCTGGCACAGCGGGCCGATCGACCGGGCATTGTGGAGCACGCCCGGCCCTGTCGCGCGCTGCGCGCTGCTGGCGGTGCCGGTGGCCGCGCTGCTGCTGGTCCGCCGGCCCGCCCGAGAGGGCCGACGCCCGAGGGTCCACCGTCGACCGGTCGCCGGATCGAAGCGGCTGACCGCGGCGGTCCTGCTGACCGGGGCCGCGGCGGTCGGCGCGGGGGTCGCCGCGACCGACCTGCTGGCTGGGCGGTCCGCCGGTGGGGATGCCTTCTATCTGCTGTTTCTGCGGTGGTGGCTGTGCGCGGCGGCCGGCTGGTCTGTCGCGGCGGTGGTGCTGCTGGCCCGCGGCGTACGCGGTGTCGTCCTGGCCTGGTCGGTCGGCGCGGGGGTCACCGCGGTCGCCGGGATCGTCCACTTCGCCCGGGACGCCGCCGGGGGAACCGATCCGGCACTGCCGCACCTGCGGGGCTTCCTCGAACGGCCGGCGTGGCTGCTCACCGGGGCGCTGGTCTGCTCGCTGCCGCCGCTGCTGCTCTCGCGCGACCTGGGAGCCGCCTGGTGGGTGCGGAGGGTACGCCGACCGGATCGCGGCGGCACCGGTCACCGGAGCCGCCGGTGGCGGGCCTTCTGGCCGCTACCGGTGACCACGGCGACGCTGGCCGTCGCGGTGGTCGGCGTGGTGGCGCTGGGCTGGACGGCGCCGGTGACCGGCCGGGCCGGCGACTGGGACCTGCTGCGGTCGGCCCGGGTGGATCCCGCCGCCCCGGACGACGGACGGAGTCGACCGGCCGCCCGGGATCCGGGTCGGCCACTGGACCGGTCGGCCATCGACGCCGCCCTGACCGAGGCGCGGCGGGGCCTGCCGTCGACGTGGAGCCTCACCCCGGGCGTCCAGCCGTTCGGTGAGGTCGATCCGGTCCGGGTGCGTCCCCGGTCCTGCGCGGACCGGTTCGCCGCCGATTCCCGGGCCGAGCGGGACCTGGCGGCGGCCGCCGACGGCACGCTCGTGGTGGCGGTGCCGGCGAGCACCTTGCCGCCGCTGGGCGCGACCCTGCGGCTGCGGGTGACCTCCTACCCGACGGCGCAGGCGGCGACCCGGCTGCTCACGGCGCAACGGGAGGTCGTCACCGCCTGCCCCCGGTGGTCGGTGCCGTCGCCGCTCGCCGACGGGCGGGTGGCGCACCGCTGGGTGGTGGCCATGCCCCGCCCCGATCTGCCGTACGACAGCTTCCGGGTCAGGATCACCGAATCCTCGGCGGTCGGCGGGCTGCCGGTCGTCGTGGGTGGGGCGCGGGTCGTCGTCGCGGTGGGACACACCGTGCTGTCCGCCGAGATCGGCTACGGCATTCCGTTCCGGGACCAGTTGACGCCCAAGGAACAGCTCCTGCTGGACGACCTGACGGTGGTCGGCGCCCGGTTGGTCATCCATGCCCTTGATTCCTGA
- a CDS encoding STAS domain-containing protein, translating to MNTPLDLATGLQADGAPVLTVVGEIDMSNADLFRTAIADAVVDGHRLTVDLTAVEYLDSAALAALFAHVDQLRVVANPLLDSVLTISGLRDLTTVTIRD from the coding sequence ATGAACACGCCTCTGGACCTGGCCACCGGCCTCCAGGCGGACGGCGCCCCGGTGCTGACCGTCGTCGGCGAGATCGACATGAGCAACGCCGACCTGTTCCGGACGGCGATCGCCGACGCCGTCGTGGACGGACACCGGCTGACCGTGGACCTGACCGCCGTGGAGTACCTGGACAGCGCGGCGCTCGCGGCGTTGTTCGCCCACGTCGACCAGCTCCGGGTGGTGGCCAATCCGTTGCTGGACAGCGTGCTGACCATCTCCGGTCTGCGCGACCTCACCACGGTGACGATCCGGGACTGA
- a CDS encoding SpoIIE family protein phosphatase, producing the protein MAEAWRSVFTGTSEMAARMRAVDWSATSLGPVDGWPASLRTATRICLTSRFPMIVWWGPELRFLYNDAYGPLLGSKHPALGKPGDQVWAEIWHIIGPMLRGVVETGEATWSEDLLLPMNRHGYWEETYWTYSYSPLHDDDGVVRGVFTAVSDTTERVIGQRRLAALQDLGAQAGTARTVGEACGLVAASLGRAGVDVPYAAVHLRTAGGALRLAASTLAGEADRAAAGDTAAVWPVADVLADGQPAHVTDVVARIGELPTGGWQTAPTEAVVLPLHGETGAEDIGVIVLAASAGRALDEGYRTFLDLVARQTAALINGAVAYEVQQQRAEELVELDRAKTAFFSNISHEFRTPLTLINGPLQELRARLGDRDEQVRDELEVINRNALRLGKLVTALLDFSRIEAGRMQASYEPVDLARFTAELASVFRAAVERAGLTLDVDCPPLSGPVHVDRTMWEKVVLNLLSNALKFTFHGGIRVSVAERDGVPTVQVADTGIGVSADEIPRLFERFHRVPQARSRSHEGSGIGLALVRELVGLHGGTIAVDSTPDVGTTFTVRIPFGVAHLPAEHVVGDTGSTAPSDTAEPFVREALRWLPADDTDHRPLPEPTRSDDVGPDRPRVLIADDNADMREYLHRLLRSRYDVTAVGDGYAALARARTDLPDLIVSDVMMPGLDGLELVAALRADPRTMGVPVLLLSARAGQEAAVEGLEAGADDYLVKPFSAEELLARVRANVDLARLRNHHATWRTAMINSLQEGFFVLDAEGVLVEMNTAFADLFGYGPEGLPYRPRYPWWPDDPADPSANRLVADAFAQAMTVTHGSFVVPLRHRDGHRLWTAVAFNAVTDDHGRRMVVGTIRDVTAERYAVQRETALSVLNQRLSRAASTVEVLQAGVEELRHLWQAHRVFATHWAADDAPTLTATPDVDWAQLPGPVRDTITGLRSQPALRVTIDPATGVRPAGAGTTVDSPQGPLVIWLELDPARGFGTEDQMLLLLLCGALGQALQRAHAADQQRAVAVALQRAILGPADLPEGFAVRYEPATRPLEVGGDWYDAVNLPDGRIGIVVGDCVGRGLPAAAVMGQLRSACRALLLEASSPAQVLTALDRFARMLPGAACTTVFCGILDPETGKLTYSSAGHPPAILTHPDGRTELLAGGRGSPLGIPSGGGRPDATCVVPPRAVLLLYTDGLVERRRQSLDTGIAQAASAVREDHAMGVEQLADRVMSRMTPQGGYDDIALLLYRHPAPLELSFPADRSQMAPVRSTLRQWLRRTGADPHLAQDVLVATGEACANAVEHGHRDARPGLIRLLAVATGADLFVTVVDSGRWKVPELDHERGRGIKLMRALMAHVDIRTTDTGTTVELHTRIPA; encoded by the coding sequence GGGAGGAGACCTACTGGACGTACTCCTACAGCCCGCTGCACGACGACGACGGCGTGGTACGGGGTGTCTTCACCGCGGTGAGCGACACCACCGAGCGGGTGATCGGCCAGCGCCGGCTCGCCGCCCTGCAGGACCTCGGCGCGCAGGCCGGCACCGCCCGTACCGTGGGCGAGGCGTGCGGGCTGGTCGCCGCGTCGCTCGGCCGGGCCGGGGTGGACGTGCCGTATGCGGCGGTGCACCTGCGTACCGCGGGCGGTGCCCTGCGGCTGGCCGCCAGCACGCTGGCCGGCGAGGCCGACCGGGCCGCCGCCGGGGACACCGCGGCGGTGTGGCCGGTGGCCGACGTCCTCGCCGACGGTCAGCCGGCGCACGTCACCGACGTCGTCGCCCGGATCGGCGAGCTGCCCACGGGCGGCTGGCAGACCGCGCCCACCGAGGCGGTGGTGCTGCCGCTGCACGGCGAGACCGGCGCCGAGGACATCGGCGTCATCGTGCTGGCCGCCAGTGCCGGCCGGGCGCTCGACGAGGGCTACCGCACCTTCCTCGACCTGGTGGCCCGGCAGACCGCCGCCCTGATCAACGGCGCGGTGGCCTACGAGGTGCAGCAGCAGCGGGCCGAGGAGCTGGTGGAGCTGGACCGGGCGAAGACGGCGTTCTTCTCCAACATCAGCCACGAGTTCCGCACCCCGCTCACCCTGATCAACGGACCGTTGCAGGAGCTGCGCGCCCGGCTGGGCGACCGGGACGAGCAGGTCCGCGACGAGCTGGAGGTGATCAACCGCAACGCGCTGCGGTTGGGCAAGCTGGTCACCGCGCTGCTCGACTTCTCCCGCATCGAGGCCGGCCGGATGCAGGCGAGCTACGAGCCCGTCGACCTGGCCCGGTTCACCGCCGAGCTGGCCAGTGTCTTCCGGGCGGCTGTCGAACGCGCCGGCCTGACCCTGGACGTGGACTGCCCGCCGCTGTCCGGCCCGGTGCACGTCGACCGGACGATGTGGGAGAAGGTGGTCCTCAACCTGCTCAGCAACGCCCTGAAGTTCACCTTCCACGGCGGCATCCGGGTCTCGGTGGCCGAGCGCGACGGGGTGCCGACCGTGCAGGTCGCCGACACCGGCATCGGCGTGTCGGCCGACGAGATACCCCGGCTGTTCGAACGGTTCCACCGGGTGCCACAGGCCCGGTCCCGGTCGCACGAGGGCAGCGGGATCGGACTGGCCCTGGTCAGGGAACTGGTCGGCCTGCACGGCGGCACGATCGCCGTGGACAGCACCCCGGACGTCGGCACCACCTTCACCGTGCGGATCCCGTTCGGCGTCGCCCACCTGCCCGCCGAGCACGTCGTCGGAGACACCGGATCCACGGCGCCGTCGGACACCGCCGAGCCGTTCGTCCGGGAGGCGCTGCGCTGGCTGCCCGCCGACGACACCGACCACCGGCCGCTGCCGGAGCCGACGCGGTCCGACGACGTCGGCCCGGACCGCCCCCGGGTGCTGATCGCCGACGACAACGCGGACATGCGGGAGTACCTGCACCGGCTGCTGCGCTCCCGCTACGACGTCACCGCGGTGGGAGACGGCTACGCCGCCCTGGCCCGCGCCCGCACCGACCTGCCCGACCTGATCGTCAGCGACGTGATGATGCCCGGCCTGGACGGCCTCGAACTGGTCGCCGCGCTCCGCGCGGATCCCCGCACCATGGGGGTGCCGGTGCTGCTGCTGTCGGCCCGCGCGGGTCAGGAGGCCGCCGTCGAGGGGCTGGAGGCCGGCGCCGACGACTACCTGGTCAAGCCGTTCTCCGCCGAGGAACTCCTGGCCCGGGTCCGCGCCAACGTCGACCTGGCCCGGCTGCGCAACCACCACGCCACCTGGCGGACCGCGATGATCAACTCGTTGCAGGAGGGCTTCTTCGTCCTGGACGCCGAGGGTGTCCTGGTCGAGATGAACACCGCCTTCGCCGACCTGTTCGGCTACGGCCCGGAGGGGCTGCCCTACCGCCCCCGCTACCCGTGGTGGCCCGACGACCCGGCCGACCCGTCGGCGAACCGGCTGGTGGCCGACGCGTTCGCCCAGGCCATGACAGTGACGCACGGCTCGTTCGTGGTGCCGCTGCGACACCGCGACGGGCACCGGCTCTGGACGGCCGTCGCGTTCAACGCGGTCACCGACGACCACGGCCGGCGGATGGTCGTCGGCACCATCCGCGACGTCACCGCCGAACGGTACGCGGTTCAGCGGGAGACCGCCCTCAGCGTGCTCAACCAGCGGCTGTCCCGGGCCGCCAGCACCGTCGAGGTGCTCCAGGCCGGGGTGGAGGAGCTGCGCCACCTGTGGCAGGCGCACCGGGTGTTCGCCACCCACTGGGCGGCGGACGACGCACCCACCCTGACCGCCACCCCCGACGTCGACTGGGCGCAGCTCCCCGGCCCGGTCCGCGACACGATCACCGGGCTCCGGTCGCAGCCGGCGCTGCGGGTGACCATCGACCCGGCCACCGGCGTCCGGCCGGCCGGTGCCGGCACCACTGTCGACTCGCCGCAGGGTCCGCTGGTGATCTGGCTCGAACTCGACCCGGCGCGCGGTTTCGGCACCGAGGACCAGATGCTGCTGCTGCTCCTGTGCGGGGCGCTCGGCCAGGCGTTGCAGCGCGCCCACGCCGCCGACCAGCAGCGCGCGGTGGCGGTCGCGCTGCAACGCGCCATCCTCGGCCCGGCCGACCTGCCCGAGGGCTTCGCCGTCCGCTACGAGCCGGCCACCCGCCCGCTCGAGGTCGGCGGCGACTGGTACGACGCGGTGAACCTGCCGGACGGCCGGATCGGCATCGTCGTCGGCGACTGCGTCGGCCGGGGGCTGCCCGCCGCCGCGGTGATGGGGCAACTGCGCAGTGCCTGCCGGGCGCTGCTGCTGGAGGCGTCCAGCCCGGCGCAGGTGCTCACCGCGCTGGACCGGTTCGCCCGGATGCTGCCCGGGGCGGCCTGCACCACGGTGTTCTGCGGCATCCTCGACCCGGAGACCGGAAAGCTGACCTACAGCAGCGCCGGGCATCCGCCCGCGATCCTGACCCACCCCGACGGCCGCACCGAGCTGCTCGCCGGCGGGCGGGGCAGCCCGCTGGGCATCCCGTCGGGGGGCGGACGCCCCGACGCCACCTGTGTCGTCCCGCCCCGCGCCGTGCTGCTGCTCTACACCGACGGTCTGGTGGAGCGCCGCCGCCAGTCACTCGACACCGGGATCGCGCAGGCCGCCTCGGCCGTCCGCGAGGACCACGCCATGGGCGTGGAGCAGCTCGCCGACCGGGTGATGAGCCGGATGACCCCGCAGGGCGGCTACGACGACATCGCCCTGCTGCTCTACCGTCATCCGGCTCCGCTGGAGCTGTCGTTCCCCGCCGACCGGTCGCAGATGGCGCCGGTGCGCTCCACCCTGCGGCAGTGGCTGCGGCGCACCGGCGCCGATCCGCACCTGGCCCAGGACGTGCTGGTGGCCACCGGTGAGGCCTGCGCGAACGCGGTCGAGCACGGCCACCGCGACGCCCGCCCCGGCCTGATCCGGCTGCTCGCCGTGGCCACCGGCGCCGACCTGTTCGTCACGGTGGTCGACTCGGGACGGTGGAAGGTACCCGAGCTCGATCACGAACGGGGACGCGGCATCAAGCTGATGCGCGCGTTGATGGCACACGTCGACATCCGGACCACCGACACCGGCACCACCGTCGAGCTGCACACGAGGATCCCCGCATGA